The Alkalinema sp. FACHB-956 sequence GCTATTTAAAAGAATAGATCGTGGACTTAACGTCTTAAGCTGGGTTGAGGCGGAAGGATCACAGTAAGAGAGGAGAATCATATTACGGGGATCTTGCCCGACTTTAAGTGTCGTGCCATTTTTCAATCTGAAGCTTTCGGATACGGTGATTCTTGTCTGATTTATAAATAATCCGTTGGTGCTGGGTTTATTCCCATCGCCGTCCAAAATTTCATAGTTATCTCCGATTCTCTGCAAAATTGCATGACAGCCAGAAATCACATCCCAGTCTGGCGGCACTACAAGGTCACAAAGCTGAGGATTACGCCCCAAAACATGACGATCTCTGGTGAGGTCAAAACGGCAAACTTGGCCTTGTTTTTTCAGTTCAAGGTAGGGCGCTTGTCCAATGAGGGTTTCAGGGTGTGTCATGGGCAGTTTGGCAAAAGGAAATGACGATGGCCACTTTTACTTTAAGCGAAAAATCCACCGTCAAACCAGAGGAATAAAATCCCTAAAAGACTGTTGTACCAAAGCTTGTGACCACTGCTAACGGTAGACAAAACGATCCGGACTTTATTATTCTTGTTTAACAAATTTTGTGGATTTTACTGTTGTTTTGTAATTTTTTCTTAAAGAAAGTCTATTCGTCAAGCCGAATTTAGTTTTTTCGGTAACTTGAAAGATGATTGTCACTCTAGTGTAGAGATTCTGAGGCTAGATGTGGGCTAACTAAGGTTTAAGACTTGAGGGGCAATATATTTTTCAGGAATGAGATTTCTTGCTGATGTAGTTCGGAAAGAAACTCAAACCAGGTTTGAGTTTCGAAATCTTCAACATAAAAGCACTTACAACGTATTGATAGGTGGATAGGGGCAATCGCGATGATGATGGATTTGGTGAGCAATCGCTATCGGGTGGTGCGTGAGCTGGGCAAGGGAGGTTTTGGAACAACTTCGTTGGTAGAGGATACGCAGCTTCCTTCGGGGCGGCGCTGTGTATTGAAGGAGTTGATGCCTGTAGAGAGTAGTCCTGAGATTTATGCGTTGGTACAGCAGCGGTTTGAGCGGGAAGCCGCGATTTTGGAAGAGTTGGGCAATTTGACGCTTCAGATCCCGAGTCTTTATGCGTATTTTGCGGAGAATGGGAAGTTCTATTTGGTTCAGGAATATGTAGAGGGAGAGACAATCGCAGAGCGGGTGCAAACTCAGGGTGTGATGAGTGATGCGGCGGTGCGAGAGTGGCTGATGGGGTTGCTTCCGGTACTAGGGCTGGTGCATGAACGTAAAATTATTCATCGGGATATTAAGCCGGAAAATGTGATTTTGCGGCAGCGGGATCATAAACCTGTACTCATTGATTTTGGTGCGGTGCGGGAGACGATGGGGACGTTGATCAATGCAAATGGTCAGAGTACTCAGTCGATTGTGATTGGAACGCCTGGGTTTATGGCGAGTGAGCAGGCAGCGGGTCGGCCAGTATTTGCGAGTGATTTGTATAGTTTGGGTTTGACAGCAATTTATGCTTTAACGGGTAAGATACCGCAGGAACTGCCGACGGATCCGATGACAGGAAATATCCAATGGCGTCAGTTTGCGCCGACGGTGAGTGCGGGGTTAGCGACGGTGATTGATCGGGCGATTATGCCTGTAAGTCGCGATAGATATCAAACGTCAGGGCAAATGCAAAGTGAGTTGATGGGATCAAATGAATCAAATCCTATTCCAGGAACAGTTATTTCGATGACACCAGCAACTATCTCAAATCCTATGCCTGTAATGACAGTACCTCCTGTCGAGCAATATCCTAATACTAATAATTCTAATTCTCAGCCTACTATTGTTGTAGCCCATCCTCTAAGTTCTTCGTCACAACCCATACAACCGCAGAGCCCACACAGTATAGCTGTTACACCGAAACAAGGTCTGAGCGACTGGGCTAAAGCCATGATTATGGGTGGACTTATTGGGACATTCATATTAATTGCAATTGTTCTCACTCGTCCACAACAAACCACGCAGGCTTCGAATAACACTCC is a genomic window containing:
- a CDS encoding serine/threonine-protein kinase; translated protein: MMMDLVSNRYRVVRELGKGGFGTTSLVEDTQLPSGRRCVLKELMPVESSPEIYALVQQRFEREAAILEELGNLTLQIPSLYAYFAENGKFYLVQEYVEGETIAERVQTQGVMSDAAVREWLMGLLPVLGLVHERKIIHRDIKPENVILRQRDHKPVLIDFGAVRETMGTLINANGQSTQSIVIGTPGFMASEQAAGRPVFASDLYSLGLTAIYALTGKIPQELPTDPMTGNIQWRQFAPTVSAGLATVIDRAIMPVSRDRYQTSGQMQSELMGSNESNPIPGTVISMTPATISNPMPVMTVPPVEQYPNTNNSNSQPTIVVAHPLSSSSQPIQPQSPHSIAVTPKQGLSDWAKAMIMGGLIGTFILIAIVLTRPQQTTQASNNTPTTATTPAAPSPSPSTVPSPVATVSGVAE